The following nucleotide sequence is from Burkholderia gladioli.
CCTGCGCATCGGCGCCTATGTGATGGCCGCGGCCTCGGTGGCGATGCTGGTGTTCGCGCTGACCATCGGCCTGCGCGTCTGGACCCTGGCGCTGCCGGTGTTGGTGATGGGCTTCTGCGCCGGCGCGATGTACCCGACGCTGATGGCCAAGGGCAACTCGCTGTTCCCGCATATCGCCGGGCTGACCAGCGCGATCCTCGGCTGCGCGCTGCTGCTGGTGTCCTCGGCGATGATGGGGCTGGCCGGCTTCGTGTCGGTGCGCGAGCTCACGCCGCTGGCGGTGTTCTTCGTGATCCTCGCCGTGGTGGTGGTGGTGATGGTCGGCAAGCTGCTGCGCCACCTGGCCCGGGCCACGCCGCCGCAGCCGGTGGCCTGCCGCGGCGAGACGGCCTGAGCCGGCCGCCCGCTGCGGCATGAGTTCGCGAACCAACGCACAACGCTGGCCAGGCAAGCGGCTCGCTCGCGATTTTTTCCTGCGCAGCCCGCTGGAAGTCGCACCGCAACTGCTCAACAAGGTGCTGGCCGCGGCCGATGGCCGGGCCGGCCGCATCGTCGAGGTGGAGGCCTATCTCGGCGCGATCGATCCGGCCGCGCATACCTATCGCGGCAAGACCCGGCGCAACGCCACCATGTTCGGGCCACCGGGGCACATGTATGTCTACTTCACCTACGGCATGCACTGGTGCGCCAACTGCGTGTGCGGCCCCGAGGGCGACGGCAGCGGCGTGCTGATCCGCGCGCTGGAACCGCTGCATGGGCTGGATGCGATGCGCGCGGCGCGTGGCGAGCGGATTCGCGATCGGGATCTGTGTCGCGGGCCGGCACGGCTCACGCAGGCGCTGGCGATCACCGGCGCCCAGGATGGAGTCGATCTGATACGCGCCGACGAGGGGTTCGCGGTGGTGGACGACGGCACCGCGCCGCCGGAAAACCCGGCTTGCAGCACGCGGATCGGGATCAGCGTCGCGAAGGATTTTCCGTGGCGGTGGAGCGTGCCGGGGAGCCGATTCGTGTCGGGAACGGCGGTGGCGAATGGGGGCTCGGGGATGGCTTCGGCGTAGCGAAGCACACGCCACGCCGCCCACGCCCGCCCCTCGCCCGCGCCCTTACTTCCCCGCCCCCTCGCCGCGCACCCGCTCGGCCGCCGCCACGATGGCATCGGCCACCGCCCGCGGCTGGCTCAGCATCTCCACATGGCTGGCGCCCACGCGCGTAACCGTCGCGCCGATCCGCTCGGCCATCCGCTGCTGCAGCTTCGGATCGATCATCATGTCCCGGGTCGCCACCACGAAGCTCGACGGCTTGTCGTGCCAGGCCGCCTGCGTGACCTTGTCCTCGATGCAACCACCGAACCAGGGCCCCTGCGTGGCCGCCACGACATCCTGCTCGGCACGCGGCAGGTCGGATGCGAAATCCTCGTGGATCGCCTTGTCCGAGAGCGTCATGAAACCCGCCGAATCCTTGCGCAGCTCGCCCACCCAGGCCGGCGGCGGCGCATCCTTGGTCAGGTCGGCGATCGACTGGCCGTTGTCGGGCGCGAAGGCCGCCACGTAGACCAGCGACTTGACCTTCTCCTCGTTGCCCGCCTGGCTGATCACCACGCCGGCCCAGGAATGGCCGACCAGCACCACCGGCCCGTCCTGCTGCTCGATCACGCGCCGGGTGGCCGCCACGTCGTCGGCCAGCGAGCTGAGCGGATTCTGCACCGCCACCACGTGCAGGCCGCGGGCCTCCAGCAGCGGAATCACCTTGCTCCAGCTCGAGCCGTCGGCGAACGCGCCGTGCACCAGCACGACATTGGTGCCCTTGAGGTCGGCCACCGGCGCGGCGCTCGCCACGCCGGTCGCGCCCGCGAACACACCGCCGGCCAGCGCGGCCGAGATCAGCATCCCCTTGATCGAAACCTTCATCGTTACTCCCCCTTCCATGGATTGTCGAAATAAGTCGTGAACGGCGAATGCCTGCGCCGCCGAAGCGGCAGGCGCCAGGCCAACCGCCCTTGCATCAGGAATGCGCGTACACCGCACCGAAGCCCGGCACCTCGTCGCGCGCCGCCTGCGATCGAACCGTCGCGCGACGATGCGCGGCCGGCTTCGGCGCGCGCTCGTCGTCGGCATCGAACTGCGACAGCGACGGGCTGTTCTGGTCGCTGCGCACACGCACCAGCGCGGCCTGCAGGTCCAGCGGGTATTGCGCGTCGTAGCCCGCCGGGTGGTAGCCGGCCTGCTCGACGCGGACCAGGTCGGCGCGCACCTCGGCGCGCGTCAGGCCCGGCGTGCTGCCGGCGAACGACAGCACGGGCGTGCAGGCAAGCGCGGCAAGGACGAGCAATCGGGTGGTGTTCATGCGTTTCTCCTGATATCGGGCGATGGATTGCGGGGTTCGGCAGCGGCGCATTCCGCGTGTCGTCCGCATGAAGCCATTTGAACCGCCGGACGTATCCGGAATGTTTCCGCACGGGGCCTGCCGTGCAAGCCAGTTTTTCCACGGCGGCCCCGGATACGAAACGCTACAAATCCACCGCCCGATCGGGCCGGGTCAGGCGTTGCGCAGCGGCCGGAAACCGGCCCGCACTTCCTGCGCGAACAGCAGCGGTTCTTCCCAGGCCGCGAAGTGGCCGCCCTTGTCGACCTCGTTGAAATAGATCAGCTTGTGATAGGCGCGCTCGGCCCAACTGCGCGGCGCCTGGTAGATCTCGCCCGGGAACACCGTGATCGCGGTCGGCAGGGAGATGTCGACGGCATTGAAGTTGTTCGAATGGTCTTCCCAGTAGATCTGCGCGGCCGAGGTGGCCGAGTCGGTCAGCCAATACAGCGAGATGTCGTCAAGGATCTCGTCGCGCGTCAGCGAGCGCTCGGGCACGCCGCCGCTGTAGGTCCATTGCGAGATCTTGTCGTACATCCACGCGGCCTGGCCCGAGGGCGAATCGGCCAGCGCGTAGCCGACCGTCTGCGGGCGCGTGACCATCATCGCCGAGTAGCCGCAGTTGTCGCGATAGAAGGTGCCGAGCTTGTCGTAGGCGGCCTTCTCCTTCGGCGACAGCCCGGCCGGCGCCGGCGCGTCGAGCTGCAGCAGCCTGGCGATCTCGGGCGGCACGGTGGCCGGCATGTTCACGTGGATGCCGACCAGCCCCTTGACCTTCTGCATCGCCATGCGATGCGAGACCACCGAGCCGCAGTCGCCGCCCTGCGAAACGAAGCGCGTGTAGCCCAGGCGCGCCATCAGCTCGCCCCAGGCGCGCGCGATATGGTCCGAGCCCCAGCCGGTCCTGGTCGGCTTGCCCGAGAAACCGAAACCGGGCAGCGACGGCACCACCACATGGAAGGCATCGTCGGCGCTCGCGCCATATGCCGTCGGGTCCGACAAGGGGCCGATCGCCTTCAGCAGCTCGAAGATCGAGCCGGGCCAGCCGTGCGTCATGATCAGCGGCATCGCGTTCTCGTGGCGCGAGCGCACGTGGATGAACTGGATATCGAGCCCGTCGATCTCGGTCACGAACATCGGGAAGCCGTTCAGCTTGGCCTCGCCCTTGCGCCAGTCGTAGTCGGTGCCCCAGTACTGGATCAGCTGCTGCATGCGCGCGAGGCGCACGCCCTGCGATTCGTCGGCCACGGTCTCGCGCGACGGCCAGCGCGTGGCGGCGATGCGGCGGCGCAGTTCGACCAGGTCGGCATCGGGCACGCGGGCGCTGAAGGGGCGAATCGCGGTATTGCCCGCGGCCGCGCGCGCCGCGGCGGGCAGCATGCCCAGCGCGCCGGCCGCGGCCGATGCCGCGAGCAGGTGGCGCCGCATCGGGGAAAACTCGGAGTGAGACATGGTTCTTATCCTTGTTCCAGTGGTTGATCAGACCGCGTCGCCGGCTCGTCGCGATGCCGGCTGGCCGTGGCGGTGACAGCCATTGGAAAGATTCAATGTATCGGGCATGTGTGCGTCATGTACCGCTTTGTATCCGCCCGACCGAAACGCTGAGTTTTCCTGATCTTTTTCGTTTCGCCTTTACGCCTTGGCCGCGTACACGACACGCCGACGCCGCCAGGGAATTCCCTTGCGCGACAGTCACCTGCATGCGGCACGCCGGGCGCCGTCGCGCGCCATTCGCGCGCGCGGCTTCGCACGGCCGCGCAATGCCGCTCATACGAAGGTATTAAGGCCTCGATATCAATGCATGGGAAGCGGCAGATGCAGGTCTCATGGAATCGGGATAGGTGCCGCCGCTATGCTTTTTCCCATCGGTTCACCTGCTGCTGCCGATCGATTCCGGCTCGCCCGGAACCGCCCGGCAAGTGCGCCGCCACCTTGACGACGCCAACGCGATCCGGCCCGCCCGGCTCGCCCCCGCCCCTGACGACTGGAGAGATATCGATGATGCCGACCGCCCATGAACTGCCCGGTCTCGCCTGTGACGACATCGCGGCGCGCGCGCTGCTCGACATGCTGTTCCCGCCCGTGGGCGGTCTGCCGGCGCGCCCGGCACGGCGCCGCGCCGCACGTCCGGCACGCGACGAGGCCGCCGCCGCGCGCGAATGTCCGTTCGACGCGCGCCTGTGCCCGGATCATGTCGCCGTGATCGACCGGCCCTCGCCGGGCTCGATCACGGTGACCTGGAGCGATCCGCGCTTCGGCAAGCATTCCGAACAGATCTGGCATACCGCGCTGTCGCACGGCCCCGCCGTCTGCGCCTTGACCGGCCGCGAGATCCCGCGCGGCAGCCGCGTGTTCCGGCCGCGCAAGCGCGATGCCAACGAACCGGCCGACTACCCGTGGATGATCCTGTCCTCGGTGATCGACGCCGGCATCGAGTTGCCGATCGCGAACGCGGCCTGCCGCCGCCAGGCCGGCGCCCTGCTCGGGCAGGTCCGCTGACAAGCAGGCAGACGGGCCCCAAGGCCCGCGGATGACCCGGCAAGTCTCCTGCCGGGCCCGGCGCGTGTTCGTGCCGGCGCCCGGATTTCGCGGGCGCTCCCTCCACCGAGGCAAGCGCCCGTTTTGTATCCCAGTGTGTATCGCACGCCGCCCGTTACAGACGCTTGCGCAAATCCCGCGCGGCGGACAAGCCCCGGATACACCGGTGAGCTGAAATCCTTCCCGTGTCCTCCCTGCCTCGCGCGGCCCGCCCCGGCGCCCGCCGCGCGACCACCGACCTCGACCCGGATCCGATCATGTTGCTGATACTCATCGCCTTCCTTGCCGGCGTGCTCACGGTGCTGAGCCCCTGCATCCTGCCCGTGGTGCCCTTCGTGTTCGCCAGGACCGACGGCCCCTTCGTTCGCACCCGCCTGCCGCTGCTGATCGGCCTGGCGGCCAGCTTCGCGCTGGTAACGGGCCTCGGCGCGGCCGGCCTGGGCGGCATCGCGCAGCTCAGCCGCTACGGGCGCTGGCTCGCGCTCGGCGGCTTCGCGCTGTTCGGCGTCGCGCTGTTGTTCCCGGCCCTGGCCGCCCGCGTCGGCCAGCCGCTGACGCAGGCCGCCAACTGGATCATCGGCCGCTCGCAGCAGGCCGGCCCGCGCCGCGGCGTGCTGTCGGCCGCCCTGGTCGGCGTCGCCACCGGGCTGCTGTGGGCGCCCTGCGCCGGCCCCGTGCTCGGCCTGATCCTCACCGGCGCGGCGCTGCATGGGCTGTCGTGGTGGACCATCGCGGCGCTGGCCGCCTACGCGGCCGGCGGCGCGGGCTCGCTGGTCGTGATCTCCGGGCTCGGCCAGCGGGCGATGCAGATGCTCAAGCGCCGCGCCGGCTTCGGCGAGCGCCTGCGTCGCGCGACGGGCGCGGCGGTGCTGCTCGCGGCCGGCGCGATCGCGCTCGGCTTCGATACGCAGGCGCTCGCGCAACTGCCGAGCACCCCCACCAGCGGGCTCGAGACGCGCCTGGTGGGCCTGCTCGGCAAGCACGGCGCCGACGACCAGGGCAAGGCCACGCGCCAGACGCCGCCGGCGGCGCCGGCCGCCGCGCCGATCCGCCTGCGCGACGAGGGCGAACTGCCGATGCTCGACGGCGCGAGCGGCTGGCTCGATTCGCCGCCGCTCACGCGCGATGCCTTGCGCGGCAAGGTGGTGGTGGTCAACTTCTGGACCTATTCCTGCATCAACTGCCTGCGTACGCTGCCCTACCTGAAGACCTGGGCCGAGCGCTACGGCAAGGACGGCCTGGTGGTGATCGGCGTGCACACGCCCGAGTTCGGCTTCGAGCGCGATCCCGGCAACGTGCGCCGCGCGCTGAAGGACCTCGGCATCCATTACCCGGTCGCGACCGACAACGACTACCGGATCTGGCAGGCGTTCGACAACCAGTACTGGCCGGCCTTCTATATCGCCGACGCGAACGGCCGGATCCGCTTCCACCACTTCGGCGAGGGCGGCTACGACGACGCCGAGCGCGCGATCCGGCAGTTGCTGGCCGACGCCGGCCACGGCATGCCGGCGGCCGACGGCGGCGCGCCGGTGGCGACCGGCGCCCTGGCACCGGCCGACCCCGACGACATCGGCTCGGAGGAAACCTACGTGGGCTACCGCCAGGCGCAGGGTTTCGCCTCGCCCGAGCCGGTGCGGCCCGACCACGACGCGGCCTACAGCACGCCGGCGCGGCTCGCGCTCAATACCTTCGCCCTGGCCGGGCAGTGGAACGTGGGCGCCGAATCGGCGGTGGCGACCGCGCCAGGCGCGCGCCTGAGCTACCGCTTCCACGCGCGCGACCTGCACCTGGTGCTCGGGCCCGGCGCCGACGGCCGTCCGCTGCGCTTTCGCGTGAGCATCGACGGCGCGCCGCCCGGCGACGCGCATGGCGCCGATGTCGCCGCCGACGGCAGCGGCAGCATCGACGCCTCGCGCCTGTATCAACTGGTGCGCCAGCGCGGGCCGGTACGCGACCATACCTTCACGATCGAATTCCTCGATCCGGGCGCCAAGGCCTTCAGTTTCACCTTCGGTTGAGCGTGGCGCTGCCGGGGCCTACCGGCGGCGGAAGGCAAAAACCCCCGGATCGCCGATCAGGCGATTCGGGGTTTCGTTCATGTGGGGCGCCATAGCGGCCATGGCGGGCCATAGCAGGCCGTGGCGGGCCCCGCCGGCCCTTGGCAGGCCGGCGCCGGCCATACCCCGCCCATGCCCTTCCGACAAGCCGCTCCACCGATTTTCCCCGCTTTCGCACCCCGGAAATACCGGGTCGGAATCCCTGCTGCCCCGAGATTTGTGTCGCAACGTATCCGCCCGCGTATCCGATACATGTGCTTGCAACAAACCCGGTTCGACGAAACACACGAGATACGTGCGCCGGTTGTAATGCTTTCACGCCGGACGCAAACGCAAGCCGGCCAGTCACCCGGCCGGCAACGACCGGACGACGCGAAACCCCGACGCACCACCGACCACTGAACCGTTCCAGGAGAACACCATGAAAGTCTCGAAGATCGCCCTGTCGTTTGCCCTCGCCGCCTCGTTCGCCGCCGCTTCCTCGGCCTTCGCCTCGGTGCCCGCCCAATCGGCCCCGGCCCAGGACACCGTGCAGACGCAAGTGTCCCGCGCGATGAACGCACCGCTCACACGCGCCGAAGTCCGCGCCCAGTTGATCGAAGCGCAGAAGGACGGCCAGCTCGCCGCCCTGCAGAACCTCTATCGCGGCAGCTGATCCTCACGCAGCCACGCAGCACCACCCGACATTCCCTCAAGCACGAACGAACACTCACTGAAACTGGAGAACACCATGAAAGCCTCGAAACTCGCCCTGTCGCTCGCCGTCGCCGCCCTGTCCGCCACGGCAGCCAGCGCCTTCGCCGCGATGCCCGCCCAATCGGCTCCGGCCCAGGACACGGTGCAAACGCAGGTCGCCCGCGCCATGAACCATCCGCTCACGCGTGCCGAAGTCCGCGCCCAGTTGGTCGAGGCGCAGAAGGACGGCCAGCTCGCCGCCCTGCAGGACCTCTATCGCGGCAGCTGATCCGCGCGCAGTCACGCAGCATCACCCGACCTTCACCCAAGCACTGCCGAACACTCACTGAAACTGGAGAACACCATGAAAGCCTCGAAACTCGTCCTGTCGCTCGCCGTCGCCGCCCTGTCCGCCACGGCAGCCAGCGCCTTCGCCGCGATGCCCGCCCAATCGGCCCCGGCCCAGGACAGCGTGCAAACGCAGGTCGCCCGCGCCATGAACCATCCGCTCACGCGTGCCGAAGTCCGCGCCCAGTTGGTCGAGGCGCAGAAGGACGGCCAGCTCGCCGCCCTGCAGGACCTCTATCGCGGCAGCTGAACGCCACGAACCAGCGACCGTCCACTCCCACACTCATCGACTCGAGGTAAAGCATCATGTTCAAGCCCTACCTGATCGCGGCGGTCGTCGCCGCCGGTATCGCCGCGGCCCCGGCCGCCTTCGCCAGCGGCTACGGCCCGGCCCCGCACTACGACCCGCTCGCCGGCGCACCGGCATCGCAGCGCGGGCAGAGCGCGCAGACGCTCCACGCCGAAGCGGCGCAATGGATGATGGACCAGGCCGATGTCGCGAAGACCTCGTATGGCGCCGAAGGCCATGCCGGCGCGGAATCGGGCGCGCGTCTCGCGCCGGTCGACACGGCCTCGCTGTATGCGCATCACTGACGGACTCGGATCTCCGTCCCGGGATGTCGCTTCGCCAGGCAGCACGCGAAACGCCATGCCTTTTGTCATCGAGCAACACGGCGGCCGGCGCGGAACCCCGCGACGCCGCCGGCAGGCAGGCAATCAAGCGGTACCTGCCGCTCTAGAGATGCAGTCGAATCGCTTCGACGCCGCCGCCTCGCGATCCTCAGGCGATCCTCAGGCGATCACCAGCGGCAGCCGCAAGGTGGCCTCGAGCCCGCCGCCCCGACGATTGCGCAGTTGAAGATCGCCGCGCATCGCCTTCACCAGCCGGCGCGCGATCGCCAGGCCCAGGCCCGAACCCTTCGCCTTCGCGGCTGATTCCGGCGCGCGATACCAAGGTTCGAACACCGCCGCCAGTTGCGAAGGCGCGATGCCGGGCCCCGAATCGAGCACCGCGAGCACCAGGTGCTGGGCCTCCACGCGCACGCGCAGGCGCACGTCGGTGCCGTAGCGCAGCGCATTGTCGATCAGGTTCATCAGCACGCGGCGCAGCGCATGCGGGCAGGTGACGATCGGCCGGCCGACCCGGCCATCCAGTTCGACCACGCGCCCCGCGTCGTGATAATTGTCGACCAGCGTATCGAACATGCGATCCGCGTCGACCCGGCGCGGCGATTCGAGCCCGCCCGACTGGGTCCGCGCGCAGGCCAGGCTGGCCTCCACCAGTTCGTTCATCTCGGCGAGATCGCCGGCCATCGCGTCGCGCATCGCCGTGTCGTCGAGCATCTCGCTGCGCAGGCCGATGCGCGTGAGCGGCGTGCGCAGGTCGTGCGCATAGGCGGCCTGCACCACCAGCAGCTCGGCCTCGCGCTCGGCCGCCTGCCGGCCAGTGCCGTTGATCGCCTCGATCAGCCGGTCGAGCGCCGCGCCGCCGTCGGGCGGCAAGGCCGCGCGCGTGCCCTCGCGGCACTGCCGTTCCAGCGCCGCGGCGAGCCGCGCGATGCGCCGGCGCTGGCCGCGCAGGCGCGCCAGCGCGTGGGCGGCCAGCAGCGCGAAGCCGGTGCCGGGCACGATCATCAGCGTCATCATCAGCAGGTGCGCATAGGGCCGCTGCATGCTCAGCGCCATCGCGCCGTTGACGGCCAGCGTGGCGCACATGAAGCCGATCCGCACCAGCGCCGCATGGCGATGGCCGCGATAGGCGACGCTGCGGGTCAGCCGGCGCAATCGCAAAAGCGGCATGGCGGCAAGCGCGCGGGGACGCGCGGACAACTCGAGGGCGTTGCTACGCAGCAAGGTCAGGGTCCTGTTCATTCCGGTTCTCCCGTCTCGATCGGATCGAAGGCACGGTGCACATGACACCATGGCCGCCGGGAGGCGCGCTATCAGACGAGAGGGCGTCCACCCCCTACCAAGGTTTATCGGGCGATGCGCAGGTTCAGGTCGCGGGCGGCGCGGGCCACAGGCCGAGCGCGCGGCCGATCCACGACTCCAGCTCCGAGGCGTCGATCGGCTTGTCGATCACGCACAGCGCGCGGCTCGCGTTGGCGCGCTCGAGCGTGCGGCCCGAGGCGAACGCGGTGATGAAGACGGTGGGGATCAGGATGCCACGCGCTTCGAGCAGCGAGAGCAGCTCGACGCCGTCGGTGCCGGGCATCTGCACGTCGCAGACCAGGCAGCCGGTGGCCGCGAGCGTATCCGATGCGAGGAATTCGTCCGCGGTCGCGAACACGCGCGCATTCCAGCCGAACGAACGCACCAGGCTGCTGGTGGCGGCACGCACGAACGGATCGTCGTCGACGATGGATACGAGCTGGTTGGCGTCTACGGACAAAAGAAATCTCGCTCATGACCTGGTGAACGAGGCGGCTCATCCGACCATCGTCCGGGGACTAGAGTACCGCGGCGCGGGGGGCGCCAACCATCATATCGAAGTATAGGGTGGCCCCGCCGCGCGCCCGCGTGGCGGGCCGGAAGCCGCGCCGGGCAGGCATTTTCGCGACGCGGCGGCGGCGCCGGGCCCGCTAGCGCGGCGCCAGCCGCTCGATGCCGAGCGCTTCCATCTTGCGCACCAGCTCGGCCACCGAGCGCGAGTTCATCTTGCGCATGGCCTGGCCGCGATGGATCTTCGCGGTGATCTCGGCGATCCCCATGCTGGCGGCGATCTGCTTGTTCATCAGCCCATCGGCCACGTGCCGCAGCACCTCGCGCTCGCGCGGCGTCAGCGACTCCCAGCAGGCACGCGCCTCGCCGAGCTGGCGGTCGGTGGCCAGGCGCGCCGCGTCGCGCTCCAGCGCGCTGATCACCGCGTCGATCATGTCCTGGTCGCGGAACGGCTTGGCGAGGAAATCCATCGC
It contains:
- a CDS encoding epoxide hydrolase family protein; the protein is MSHSEFSPMRRHLLAASAAAGALGMLPAAARAAAGNTAIRPFSARVPDADLVELRRRIAATRWPSRETVADESQGVRLARMQQLIQYWGTDYDWRKGEAKLNGFPMFVTEIDGLDIQFIHVRSRHENAMPLIMTHGWPGSIFELLKAIGPLSDPTAYGASADDAFHVVVPSLPGFGFSGKPTRTGWGSDHIARAWGELMARLGYTRFVSQGGDCGSVVSHRMAMQKVKGLVGIHVNMPATVPPEIARLLQLDAPAPAGLSPKEKAAYDKLGTFYRDNCGYSAMMVTRPQTVGYALADSPSGQAAWMYDKISQWTYSGGVPERSLTRDEILDDISLYWLTDSATSAAQIYWEDHSNNFNAVDISLPTAITVFPGEIYQAPRSWAERAYHKLIYFNEVDKGGHFAAWEEPLLFAQEVRAGFRPLRNA
- a CDS encoding sensor histidine kinase; this encodes MNRTLTLLRSNALELSARPRALAAMPLLRLRRLTRSVAYRGHRHAALVRIGFMCATLAVNGAMALSMQRPYAHLLMMTLMIVPGTGFALLAAHALARLRGQRRRIARLAAALERQCREGTRAALPPDGGAALDRLIEAINGTGRQAAEREAELLVVQAAYAHDLRTPLTRIGLRSEMLDDTAMRDAMAGDLAEMNELVEASLACARTQSGGLESPRRVDADRMFDTLVDNYHDAGRVVELDGRVGRPIVTCPHALRRVLMNLIDNALRYGTDVRLRVRVEAQHLVLAVLDSGPGIAPSQLAAVFEPWYRAPESAAKAKGSGLGLAIARRLVKAMRGDLQLRNRRGGGLEATLRLPLVIA
- a CDS encoding response regulator transcription factor, which gives rise to MSVDANQLVSIVDDDPFVRAATSSLVRSFGWNARVFATADEFLASDTLAATGCLVCDVQMPGTDGVELLSLLEARGILIPTVFITAFASGRTLERANASRALCVIDKPIDASELESWIGRALGLWPAPPAT
- a CDS encoding DUF4148 domain-containing protein, with the translated sequence MNTTRLLVLAALACTPVLSFAGSTPGLTRAEVRADLVRVEQAGYHPAGYDAQYPLDLQAALVRVRSDQNSPSLSQFDADDERAPKPAAHRRATVRSQAARDEVPGFGAVYAHS
- a CDS encoding response regulator transcription factor, translating into MSYSRPPESDPALRRDARIVYVVDDDELVRGALAGLLRSIDLEVRAYGSIEEFVAAPRHGGPACLVLDVRLKGQSGLAFQRTLMDDGGPHMPIIFMTAYGDIPMTVKAMKAGAMDFLAKPFRDQDMIDAVISALERDAARLATDRQLGEARACWESLTPREREVLRHVADGLMNKQIAASMGIAEITAKIHRGQAMRKMNSRSVAELVRKMEALGIERLAPR
- a CDS encoding DUF4148 domain-containing protein, giving the protein MKASKLVLSLAVAALSATAASAFAAMPAQSAPAQDSVQTQVARAMNHPLTRAEVRAQLVEAQKDGQLAALQDLYRGS
- a CDS encoding DUF4148 domain-containing protein, which produces MKVSKIALSFALAASFAAASSAFASVPAQSAPAQDTVQTQVSRAMNAPLTRAEVRAQLIEAQKDGQLAALQNLYRGS
- a CDS encoding DUF3331 domain-containing protein encodes the protein MMPTAHELPGLACDDIAARALLDMLFPPVGGLPARPARRRAARPARDEAAAARECPFDARLCPDHVAVIDRPSPGSITVTWSDPRFGKHSEQIWHTALSHGPAVCALTGREIPRGSRVFRPRKRDANEPADYPWMILSSVIDAGIELPIANAACRRQAGALLGQVR
- a CDS encoding cytochrome c biogenesis protein DipZ, which gives rise to MLLILIAFLAGVLTVLSPCILPVVPFVFARTDGPFVRTRLPLLIGLAASFALVTGLGAAGLGGIAQLSRYGRWLALGGFALFGVALLFPALAARVGQPLTQAANWIIGRSQQAGPRRGVLSAALVGVATGLLWAPCAGPVLGLILTGAALHGLSWWTIAALAAYAAGGAGSLVVISGLGQRAMQMLKRRAGFGERLRRATGAAVLLAAGAIALGFDTQALAQLPSTPTSGLETRLVGLLGKHGADDQGKATRQTPPAAPAAAPIRLRDEGELPMLDGASGWLDSPPLTRDALRGKVVVVNFWTYSCINCLRTLPYLKTWAERYGKDGLVVIGVHTPEFGFERDPGNVRRALKDLGIHYPVATDNDYRIWQAFDNQYWPAFYIADANGRIRFHHFGEGGYDDAERAIRQLLADAGHGMPAADGGAPVATGALAPADPDDIGSEETYVGYRQAQGFASPEPVRPDHDAAYSTPARLALNTFALAGQWNVGAESAVATAPGARLSYRFHARDLHLVLGPGADGRPLRFRVSIDGAPPGDAHGADVAADGSGSIDASRLYQLVRQRGPVRDHTFTIEFLDPGAKAFSFTFG
- a CDS encoding DUF4148 domain-containing protein; translation: MKASKLALSLAVAALSATAASAFAAMPAQSAPAQDTVQTQVARAMNHPLTRAEVRAQLVEAQKDGQLAALQDLYRGS
- a CDS encoding alpha/beta fold hydrolase, whose product is MKVSIKGMLISAALAGGVFAGATGVASAAPVADLKGTNVVLVHGAFADGSSWSKVIPLLEARGLHVVAVQNPLSSLADDVAATRRVIEQQDGPVVLVGHSWAGVVISQAGNEEKVKSLVYVAAFAPDNGQSIADLTKDAPPPAWVGELRKDSAGFMTLSDKAIHEDFASDLPRAEQDVVAATQGPWFGGCIEDKVTQAAWHDKPSSFVVATRDMMIDPKLQQRMAERIGATVTRVGASHVEMLSQPRAVADAIVAAAERVRGEGAGK
- a CDS encoding DNA-3-methyladenine glycosylase, which translates into the protein MSSRTNAQRWPGKRLARDFFLRSPLEVAPQLLNKVLAAADGRAGRIVEVEAYLGAIDPAAHTYRGKTRRNATMFGPPGHMYVYFTYGMHWCANCVCGPEGDGSGVLIRALEPLHGLDAMRAARGERIRDRDLCRGPARLTQALAITGAQDGVDLIRADEGFAVVDDGTAPPENPACSTRIGISVAKDFPWRWSVPGSRFVSGTAVANGGSGMASA